One part of the Flavobacterium johnsoniae UW101 genome encodes these proteins:
- a CDS encoding MFS transporter yields MHQEKNITATAESNYTDSYWNAVFAVALAVAGLITSEFLPVSLLTPMAEDLQISEGAAGQAISITAAIAMLSSLLISSITKTLDRRRVLLILCVLQITSNLLVFCAPNFSVLLTGRVLLGIGLGGFWGMLAATAMRLVAEKEVQKALSIIYIAVSLATVIAAPMGSFLGNLFGWRNVFLIAAALGFIAFILQAITLPKMPVDKITPLKTVIKVLQLPSVKSGMFATLFSFMAYAVLFTYLRPFLEQITGVGSNILSLILLGFGLTNLIGATVARHLLLWDLYRSLALMPLLMGISAVGLVLFGNISIVAALLIGLWGMALGVVQLGWTAWLTKTIPDEAESAGGIQIAVIQLAIMTGAASGGWVFDNLGAKGVFIFSSVVAFIAASVVFQSSLRIKKLKKQKKPGSTL; encoded by the coding sequence ATGCATCAAGAAAAAAATATAACCGCAACTGCTGAAAGTAATTATACTGACTCCTATTGGAATGCGGTATTTGCTGTTGCACTTGCCGTGGCAGGTTTAATAACATCCGAATTTTTGCCAGTTAGTCTGCTTACGCCTATGGCGGAAGACTTACAGATAAGCGAAGGAGCGGCAGGTCAGGCAATTTCAATAACGGCAGCTATTGCAATGTTAAGCAGTTTGTTAATCTCATCCATCACCAAAACTCTTGACAGACGCAGGGTTCTTTTAATTCTCTGCGTGCTGCAGATCACATCAAATCTATTGGTCTTTTGTGCGCCTAACTTCTCTGTCTTATTGACTGGAAGAGTGCTTTTAGGCATTGGTCTGGGTGGATTTTGGGGAATGCTGGCTGCAACTGCAATGCGTTTGGTGGCAGAGAAAGAAGTGCAAAAAGCACTTTCTATTATCTACATAGCGGTATCACTGGCTACAGTTATTGCAGCACCAATGGGCAGTTTTTTAGGAAATTTATTTGGCTGGAGAAATGTTTTTTTAATAGCGGCAGCCTTAGGTTTCATTGCCTTTATTTTACAGGCCATCACTTTGCCAAAAATGCCTGTTGACAAGATAACCCCCTTAAAAACGGTAATTAAAGTACTGCAGCTCCCTTCTGTTAAATCAGGAATGTTTGCAACACTATTTTCCTTTATGGCTTATGCTGTCCTATTTACTTATCTACGACCATTCCTGGAACAAATAACCGGCGTAGGTTCGAATATTTTGTCTCTGATACTGCTAGGTTTTGGTTTGACAAATCTGATTGGTGCCACCGTTGCCCGCCACCTTCTATTATGGGATTTATACCGTTCATTAGCCTTAATGCCCTTGCTGATGGGAATTTCAGCGGTGGGTTTGGTTTTATTTGGAAACATTTCAATTGTAGCCGCACTCCTGATCGGTCTATGGGGAATGGCTTTAGGTGTTGTGCAGTTAGGCTGGACGGCGTGGCTGACTAAAACCATACCCGACGAAGCAGAAAGCGCCGGAGGAATTCAAATAGCAGTAATACAATTGGCTATTATGACAGGTGCAGCAAGCGGCGGTTGGGTATTTGATAATTTAGGAGCAAAAGGTGTATTTATCTTCAGCAGTGTTGTTGCCTTTATTGCTGCAAGTGTTGTTTTTCAATCATCATTACGAATCAAAAAATTAAAAAAACAAAAAAAGCCTGGCAGTACTTTATAA
- a CDS encoding alpha/beta hydrolase, which yields MELTKDKNHYTFNLSDMVTRQKVSYQNKFGILIAADLYIPKDFDSSKKYATIIVGPPYGGVKEQGAGIYAQNMAERGFIALAFDPSFKGFSGGEPRNASSPDIFVEDFSAAVDFMGTRDFINRNKIGVIGMCGSGGFSLSAAASDRRIKAVATVSMYDIARAEANGWKDSMTEEQRNKRLDDIGEQRWKDFGKTPALNPKGAPEKFDENTNPISREFAEYYSTPRGYHPNSLTQHTVASSSSMMNFPILTHLKSISPRPILLIIGETAHSRYFSEDIYKMAAEPKELYIVPNAGHVDLYDKVELIPFDKLETFFKENLK from the coding sequence ATGGAATTAACAAAAGATAAAAATCATTACACATTCAATCTGAGTGATATGGTTACGAGACAAAAAGTATCATACCAAAACAAATTTGGAATTTTAATTGCCGCAGACTTATATATTCCAAAAGATTTTGACAGTTCTAAAAAATATGCAACCATAATTGTTGGCCCGCCTTATGGTGGCGTAAAAGAACAGGGGGCTGGAATCTATGCTCAGAATATGGCTGAGCGTGGTTTTATAGCTTTGGCCTTTGACCCTTCTTTTAAAGGATTCAGCGGCGGCGAGCCTAGAAATGCGTCTTCTCCAGATATTTTTGTGGAAGATTTCAGCGCGGCAGTTGATTTTATGGGGACTCGCGATTTCATCAATCGCAATAAAATAGGTGTAATCGGAATGTGTGGAAGCGGCGGATTTTCTCTAAGTGCAGCTGCCAGTGACAGAAGGATTAAAGCTGTAGCAACAGTGAGTATGTATGATATAGCAAGAGCTGAGGCAAACGGCTGGAAAGATTCTATGACCGAAGAACAGCGCAACAAAAGATTGGATGATATTGGTGAACAGCGTTGGAAAGATTTCGGTAAAACGCCAGCATTAAACCCTAAAGGGGCGCCTGAAAAATTTGACGAAAATACAAATCCGATCAGCCGTGAGTTTGCCGAATATTATTCTACACCTCGTGGTTATCATCCAAATTCATTAACACAGCATACTGTGGCGAGTTCAAGCTCGATGATGAACTTTCCAATACTTACTCATTTAAAATCCATCTCGCCAAGACCTATTCTATTAATAATTGGTGAAACAGCGCATTCAAGATATTTTAGTGAAGACATTTACAAAATGGCGGCTGAACCAAAAGAGTTATACATTGTTCCAAACGCTGGACATGTTGATTTATATGACAAAGTAGAATTAATTCCGTTTGATAAATTAGAAACCTTTTTTAAGGAAAACTTGAAATAA
- a CDS encoding winged helix-turn-helix transcriptional regulator translates to MQVVEIIMKEIKKRSGCPVSSSLDLFGDKWSLLIVRDLMYYKKCTYGDFLKSDEKIATNILAARLSTLEDAGIIVKLDHPESKVKFLYQLSEKGINLLPVLIEMYIWGEKYFMLSEHHIEFLKEIKKDKQAFIDKLTGKMKKAIVSK, encoded by the coding sequence ATGCAAGTAGTTGAAATAATAATGAAAGAAATTAAAAAAAGGTCGGGCTGTCCGGTGAGCAGTTCGCTTGATTTGTTTGGAGATAAATGGTCACTGTTAATTGTACGTGATCTGATGTATTATAAGAAGTGCACTTATGGTGATTTTCTGAAATCGGATGAAAAAATTGCAACTAACATCCTTGCCGCAAGATTATCAACTCTTGAAGACGCAGGGATCATTGTAAAGCTGGATCACCCCGAAAGCAAAGTAAAATTTTTATATCAACTCTCTGAGAAGGGCATTAATCTGCTTCCGGTATTAATCGAGATGTATATCTGGGGCGAAAAGTATTTTATGCTTTCTGAGCATCACATTGAATTTTTAAAAGAAATCAAGAAAGATAAACAGGCTTTTATAGATAAGCTGACTGGCAAAATGAAAAAAGCGATTGTATCAAAATAA
- a CDS encoding enoyl-CoA hydratase/isomerase family protein codes for MIFTTHKITNGYWKISFNNPPINMFDTEFSKQLMTIMDELESNENLKVVVFESENPDFFVAHVELLNVGDFPKGTGKTGLSIAWPDIARRLELAPFVTIASIRGRARGLGSEFAQAFDLRFASREKAFLAQVEIGIGSFPGGGGLERLHLLTGRSRALEIILSGNDYDADTAAFYGWINRSIPDAELDEYVEKFAKRIDSFDKKPIAAIKQIMNQRAKLPSNEEILDTQVKFFASLEEPEARNRIKNLFERGLQQNGDLELNLANNI; via the coding sequence ATGATTTTTACCACACACAAAATTACAAATGGATACTGGAAAATCAGTTTCAACAATCCTCCTATTAACATGTTTGATACCGAATTTTCTAAACAGTTAATGACTATAATGGACGAACTGGAGTCAAATGAAAACCTAAAAGTTGTAGTCTTTGAGAGTGAAAATCCAGACTTTTTTGTTGCTCATGTAGAATTGCTAAATGTTGGAGACTTTCCAAAAGGAACCGGAAAAACAGGCCTTTCTATAGCTTGGCCAGATATTGCGCGCAGACTGGAACTTGCCCCTTTTGTAACCATAGCTTCCATCCGTGGCCGTGCCAGAGGACTTGGAAGTGAATTTGCACAAGCATTTGATTTACGCTTTGCCAGCAGAGAGAAAGCATTCTTGGCTCAGGTAGAAATAGGAATAGGTTCATTTCCTGGTGGCGGAGGACTTGAGCGTCTGCATCTCCTTACAGGACGCAGCCGAGCTCTTGAAATTATTTTAAGCGGTAACGATTATGATGCAGATACGGCCGCTTTCTATGGCTGGATAAACCGTTCAATTCCAGACGCTGAACTGGATGAATATGTTGAAAAATTTGCAAAGCGCATAGATTCATTTGACAAAAAACCAATTGCTGCCATAAAGCAGATTATGAACCAAAGAGCCAAACTTCCTTCAAACGAAGAAATTTTAGACACACAGGTTAAATTCTTTGCTTCACTTGAGGAGCCGGAAGCGCGCAATCGTATTAAGAATCTATTTGAAAGAGGACTCCAGCAAAATGGCGATCTGGAACTAAATCTTGCTAATAACATCTAA
- a CDS encoding NADP-dependent oxidoreductase: protein MKAYIFPKYGKTEKLLLSDVKIPEIGDYEVLVEIHAASINQLDLKIKNGDFKLILHYQLPLILGHDIAGIVVETGSKVSRFKIGDQIYGRAADFHIGSFAEYIAVNENDLAVKPINISMEQAASIPLVGLTVWQAFVEKAKLRKGQKVFIQAGSGGVGTIAIQFAKHLGAFVATTASEKNFDMLKALGADIIIDYKKDNFENILKDYDVVLNSQDVKTLEKSLTILKPGGSIISISGPPTPEFAKSIGASAIIRFIIWLTSLKIRNRAKNLNINYSFLFMKANGRQLEQINNLLESKAIKPVVDKVFSFEQTNDAVEYMEKGHAKGKVVVKIK, encoded by the coding sequence ATGAAAGCATACATCTTCCCTAAATATGGCAAAACAGAAAAATTATTACTCAGCGATGTAAAAATACCTGAAATTGGAGATTATGAGGTATTAGTAGAAATTCATGCTGCCAGCATCAACCAGCTGGACTTAAAAATAAAAAATGGGGATTTCAAGTTAATCCTTCATTACCAATTACCTTTAATATTAGGTCATGATATTGCAGGAATAGTAGTGGAAACTGGCTCAAAAGTCAGCCGCTTTAAAATTGGAGACCAGATTTATGGACGAGCAGCCGATTTTCATATCGGTTCCTTCGCGGAATATATTGCTGTTAATGAAAATGATCTGGCAGTAAAACCTATAAATATATCAATGGAGCAGGCAGCATCAATTCCATTGGTCGGACTAACTGTATGGCAGGCATTCGTCGAAAAAGCGAAACTTCGTAAAGGCCAAAAAGTTTTTATTCAAGCAGGTTCTGGCGGAGTTGGCACAATAGCAATTCAGTTTGCCAAACATCTTGGGGCATTTGTCGCCACGACAGCCAGCGAAAAGAATTTTGACATGCTGAAAGCCCTTGGAGCTGATATTATAATAGATTACAAAAAGGATAACTTTGAAAATATTCTTAAAGATTATGATGTGGTACTTAATAGCCAGGATGTTAAAACACTTGAAAAATCATTGACAATTTTAAAACCGGGAGGCAGTATTATCTCAATTTCTGGACCTCCAACTCCAGAGTTTGCAAAATCAATAGGCGCATCAGCAATAATACGCTTCATTATTTGGCTGACCAGCCTAAAAATCCGTAATAGGGCTAAAAATTTAAATATTAATTATTCCTTCTTATTCATGAAGGCGAACGGAAGACAACTCGAACAAATAAATAATTTACTAGAATCTAAAGCAATTAAACCAGTTGTGGATAAAGTATTTTCTTTTGAACAAACCAACGATGCTGTTGAATATATGGAAAAAGGACATGCAAAAGGAAAAGTGGTTGTAAAAATAAAATGA
- a CDS encoding class I SAM-dependent methyltransferase, producing the protein MIEIFKTDITDKKLADKLSEALKKEFADYTINFDLDDQDRILRVEAEFINSEKIIETVLCLGFSCKIIPDRLCLLKKNSSKEMQEQWDTCFQSNNTVWGLEPAKSAILANELFSTSSLKNILIPGFGYGRNAQLFMNNGMNVTGIEISETAIRIAEQNYNGKVEIIHGSVTEMPFNDIIYDGIFCHGLLYLLNTAQRTDMLNACYNQLKPGGYMYFSVLSKTSSNYGLGREIAPDTFENAQGVQIFFYDSDSIQKEFGAYGLQDTIEISEHAGTSKNASFDFTAIVCRKPVS; encoded by the coding sequence ATGATTGAAATTTTTAAAACGGATATAACAGATAAAAAACTTGCGGATAAGTTGAGCGAGGCTTTAAAGAAAGAGTTTGCCGACTATACGATTAATTTCGACCTAGATGACCAGGATCGCATATTGAGGGTAGAAGCGGAGTTTATTAATAGTGAAAAGATTATCGAAACAGTATTATGCTTAGGTTTTTCCTGCAAAATTATTCCTGATAGGCTGTGCCTGTTGAAAAAAAACTCTTCAAAAGAGATGCAGGAACAGTGGGACACTTGTTTCCAGTCTAATAACACTGTATGGGGATTGGAACCAGCAAAATCTGCCATTCTGGCTAATGAATTGTTTAGTACAAGCAGTCTTAAAAATATACTTATTCCGGGATTTGGATATGGCAGAAATGCACAGCTTTTCATGAATAACGGTATGAATGTTACTGGGATTGAAATATCTGAAACAGCTATTCGTATTGCAGAACAGAACTATAATGGAAAAGTAGAAATAATTCATGGATCTGTAACCGAAATGCCTTTTAATGATATTATTTATGACGGAATTTTTTGTCATGGACTTCTTTATCTCTTAAATACAGCACAACGGACTGATATGCTTAATGCTTGTTATAATCAGTTAAAGCCCGGCGGATACATGTATTTTTCGGTATTATCAAAAACAAGCTCTAATTATGGCCTTGGCAGGGAGATTGCGCCGGATACTTTTGAAAATGCTCAGGGAGTACAGATTTTCTTTTATGATTCCGATTCTATACAGAAAGAGTTTGGAGCGTATGGTCTTCAGGACACAATCGAAATTTCCGAACATGCGGGCACATCTAAAAATGCTTCTTTTGATTTTACTGCAATAGTATGCAGAAAACCGGTTAGTTAA
- a CDS encoding winged helix-turn-helix transcriptional regulator: protein MIPQEKDCSKAMLSIKDALEAVSGNWKLLILYALCSGPKRFTELKKEVIGITDKTLARELKNLQADKLISRHVYDKTPILIEYQITDHGRSLNKVLYELWNWGLSHRREVIG, encoded by the coding sequence ATGATACCACAAGAAAAAGACTGCTCAAAAGCTATGCTTTCTATAAAAGATGCACTCGAAGCAGTGAGCGGAAACTGGAAACTGCTTATTCTTTATGCTCTTTGTTCCGGTCCAAAGCGTTTCACTGAGCTAAAGAAAGAAGTAATTGGGATTACAGATAAAACTCTTGCCAGAGAATTAAAAAATCTTCAGGCTGATAAACTTATAAGCCGGCACGTTTATGACAAAACACCAATATTAATCGAATATCAAATAACAGACCATGGAAGATCACTGAACAAAGTATTGTATGAATTGTGGAACTGGGGTCTTTCGCATCGCAGAGAGGTAATTGGCTGA
- a CDS encoding TetR/AcrR family transcriptional regulator has product MKDTKGKIIESAISVLNKDETASIEQIAIAAGVTRRTIHRCFKDRLNLIEHCKENMLAVCNEKMTSAFKSSADPVTQIEYMLYAAIEVGNQYCFLKKLYQHTDYSEIKKNSESEYENVRLEWFKLIENLQYNGHIDTELTIGWIYNLFGGIIETSVISVQSGNTSLNEVKKFAWISLKGGISLNR; this is encoded by the coding sequence ATGAAAGACACAAAAGGTAAAATAATTGAATCTGCAATATCAGTTCTTAACAAAGATGAAACAGCCTCTATAGAGCAGATAGCGATTGCAGCAGGAGTTACAAGACGTACAATACATCGCTGCTTTAAGGATAGATTGAACTTAATTGAGCACTGCAAAGAGAATATGCTGGCTGTGTGCAATGAAAAAATGACAAGTGCATTTAAATCGAGCGCGGATCCTGTTACACAAATTGAATATATGCTGTATGCAGCAATTGAAGTTGGAAACCAATACTGCTTTTTAAAAAAATTGTATCAGCATACTGATTATTCTGAAATTAAAAAGAACAGTGAATCTGAATATGAGAATGTCAGGCTGGAATGGTTCAAACTTATAGAAAACCTGCAGTATAATGGTCACATTGATACTGAATTAACAATTGGCTGGATATACAATTTATTTGGAGGAATAATTGAAACATCTGTCATTTCCGTGCAATCAGGCAACACATCACTTAACGAGGTCAAAAAGTTTGCTTGGATTTCTTTGAAAGGAGGTATTAGTTTAAATAGATAA
- a CDS encoding alpha/beta fold hydrolase encodes MNLYNDESLIQQIPGFKNNYTTVNGVNLHYVTGGQGSPLVLIPGWPQTWWSYRKIMPILAEKHSLIVVDLRGMGSSEKPLDGYTKKNMAQDIQLLIAHLGYKKINIAGHDIGAAVAFSYAANFPENTDKLIILDTPHPDENIYKLPMMPIGNPVFPWWLAFNQVKQLPEELLEGRYDILQNYIFNHLLIDPEAINEFDRKVYAEAYNNKDAIRSSNGWYQAFTEDIQDIKQYKKVQIPAIGIGSQEGAKMLSYFFSVYLENFSIEEIENSGHFIHEEKPELTALLINNFLI; translated from the coding sequence ATGAATCTTTACAACGACGAATCTTTAATACAGCAGATACCCGGTTTTAAAAATAACTATACTACAGTAAATGGAGTCAATTTGCACTATGTAACGGGAGGACAAGGCAGTCCATTAGTCTTAATTCCGGGATGGCCGCAAACTTGGTGGAGTTATCGTAAAATTATGCCCATTTTAGCAGAAAAGCACAGCCTTATTGTTGTTGATTTACGAGGAATGGGTTCATCGGAAAAACCTTTAGACGGCTACACTAAAAAAAATATGGCCCAGGATATTCAATTGTTAATTGCACATTTGGGATACAAAAAAATAAATATTGCAGGTCATGATATTGGAGCTGCAGTTGCTTTTAGTTATGCTGCTAACTTTCCTGAAAATACAGATAAACTTATCATTTTAGATACTCCGCACCCCGACGAAAACATATACAAACTGCCAATGATGCCTATTGGAAATCCTGTATTTCCTTGGTGGCTTGCTTTTAACCAAGTAAAACAACTACCCGAAGAATTGCTGGAAGGACGTTATGATATATTGCAAAATTATATCTTTAATCACCTTTTGATTGACCCCGAAGCAATTAATGAGTTTGACAGAAAAGTCTATGCTGAGGCCTATAACAATAAAGATGCAATAAGAAGCTCTAATGGCTGGTACCAAGCCTTTACTGAAGACATTCAGGATATCAAACAATACAAAAAAGTCCAAATCCCTGCCATAGGAATTGGAAGTCAGGAAGGAGCAAAAATGCTTAGTTATTTCTTTTCTGTTTATCTTGAAAATTTTAGCATAGAAGAAATAGAAAATTCCGGTCACTTTATACATGAAGAAAAACCGGAGCTTACAGCGTTACTGATAAATAATTTTTTAATCTAA
- a CDS encoding helix-turn-helix transcriptional regulator, giving the protein MSSRINDNIKIIRELKNYTQEYMALRLGITQAGYSKIEKGSSTVSFEKLEEIAQVFEMDVRNIIKFDISLYLDPVFEKSTVPVEQGILVSRLYNDKIALLEKLLDKTNRELNLYKNKFGCL; this is encoded by the coding sequence ATGTCCAGTAGAATAAATGACAATATAAAAATTATTAGAGAGCTTAAAAATTATACCCAGGAATATATGGCTTTAAGGCTTGGTATTACTCAGGCAGGCTACAGTAAGATTGAAAAAGGCTCCAGTACAGTAAGTTTTGAAAAGTTGGAAGAAATTGCTCAAGTCTTTGAAATGGATGTGAGAAACATCATAAAGTTTGATATCAGTCTTTATCTGGACCCTGTTTTTGAGAAAAGCACTGTTCCTGTAGAGCAGGGCATACTTGTAAGCAGACTTTATAATGACAAGATTGCTCTTCTGGAAAAACTGCTGGATAAAACCAATAGGGAGCTAAATTTGTACAAAAATAAATTTGGCTGTCTTTAA
- a CDS encoding Crp/Fnr family transcriptional regulator, producing MKAKEIEILKNNGIDTLYQLILRYVAISDDEWKYCQSKFSSSYFPKKTMLLDQNQVCDKIFFIASGLLRIYFSDERGEEKTFHFCMENTFATDYESFLKNIPSNFSIQALENSVVIIVTHEMLQSLYVTLRDGEKLGRLITEDYFFMLNEKIKAFYMHSPMERYKAMNIQFPGLMQRVPQYYIASYLNISPVHLSRLKYTLKKKNPNG from the coding sequence ATGAAAGCCAAAGAAATTGAGATTCTTAAAAATAATGGGATAGATACTCTCTATCAATTGATCTTGAGATATGTAGCGATTAGTGATGATGAATGGAAGTACTGCCAGAGTAAGTTCAGCAGCAGTTATTTTCCTAAAAAGACAATGCTATTAGATCAAAATCAGGTCTGTGATAAAATTTTCTTTATTGCCAGCGGATTGCTGCGTATTTATTTTTCTGATGAGAGAGGAGAGGAGAAGACATTTCATTTTTGTATGGAGAATACCTTTGCTACTGATTATGAGAGCTTTTTAAAGAATATACCTTCAAATTTTTCAATACAAGCCCTTGAGAATAGTGTAGTTATAATAGTTACTCATGAAATGCTGCAAAGTTTATACGTGACTCTGAGAGATGGTGAGAAGCTTGGAAGACTAATTACAGAGGATTATTTTTTTATGCTTAATGAAAAAATCAAGGCTTTTTATATGCATTCGCCCATGGAACGCTATAAAGCAATGAATATTCAGTTTCCGGGCCTTATGCAGAGAGTGCCGCAGTATTATATTGCTTCCTACCTCAATATTAGTCCTGTACATCTCAGCCGTTTGAAGTATACGTTGAAAAAAAAGAACCCAAACGGTTAA
- a CDS encoding T9SS sorting signal type C domain-containing protein, with protein sequence MKKLFLSSVLLFPIHSILFLTPVPVQSAVNLEAVSIQNFEADLPAKSVSVFETERHRVWINLTNTKGLFKQILIAYITGATNGWDHNYDALTMDSNPYADFYSINDDKKLVIQGRAVPFDPADTIPLGYKSNITGDMNIAIDHVEGELTNRAIYLHDKQTGTVHNLKSGGYTFSTLTGVFTDRFVLSYSPDKNLGLDNFENSPLGLIVTSKNKIIKIKSNQSPLKQVSVFDAAGKLLYIVQKIEKAELEISSIESGSQVLFVKTILNNGNTITKKILF encoded by the coding sequence ATGAAAAAACTTTTCTTATCATCTGTACTGCTTTTTCCTATTCATTCCATTCTTTTTTTGACCCCTGTCCCTGTTCAGAGCGCTGTTAATCTGGAAGCTGTATCCATTCAAAACTTTGAAGCTGACTTGCCTGCAAAATCAGTAAGTGTATTTGAAACGGAGAGACACCGGGTATGGATTAACTTAACAAATACAAAGGGTCTTTTTAAACAAATTTTGATTGCATATATAACAGGAGCGACCAATGGATGGGATCATAATTATGATGCTCTCACAATGGATTCGAATCCCTATGCAGATTTTTACAGTATTAACGATGATAAAAAACTGGTTATTCAAGGACGCGCAGTTCCCTTTGACCCAGCAGATACTATACCTTTGGGCTACAAATCTAACATTACAGGTGATATGAATATAGCTATAGATCATGTAGAAGGCGAATTAACCAATAGGGCTATTTATTTACATGATAAACAAACCGGGACTGTTCATAATTTAAAAAGCGGAGGTTATACATTCTCTACTCTAACAGGTGTTTTTACAGATCGTTTTGTTTTAAGTTACAGTCCAGATAAAAACTTGGGATTAGATAATTTTGAAAATTCCCCATTGGGTCTTATTGTTACTTCTAAAAATAAAATCATAAAAATAAAATCTAACCAGTCACCTTTAAAACAGGTATCTGTTTTTGATGCTGCAGGAAAGCTGCTTTACATAGTGCAAAAAATCGAAAAAGCTGAATTAGAGATTTCAAGCATTGAGTCAGGATCTCAAGTTTTATTTGTTAAAACAATACTGAATAATGGGAATACAATTACTAAGAAGATACTTTTCTAG